A DNA window from Arachis duranensis cultivar V14167 chromosome 3, aradu.V14167.gnm2.J7QH, whole genome shotgun sequence contains the following coding sequences:
- the LOC107479413 gene encoding auxin-responsive protein SAUR72-like — protein MEGEQHQRSKLNKAKQIVRLRGMLRRWHSFSSSSSTSISSSPNISSSPNYNMIDNSDYQEPTTDDDPTSKSRAPCNCNLDEEDHKCESPEPPPDVPKGYLAVYVGSELRRFIIPTSYLTHSLFKLLLEKAEDEFGFNHNGALTIPCETETFKYLLRCIETNYDTHQRSSSGNIGTSEA, from the exons atggaaggtGAGCAGCACCAAAGATCAAAACTGAATAAAGCTAAGCAGATTGTGAGGCTAAGGGGAATGCTTCGTAGGTGGCACAGTTTCTCATCCTCATCCTCAACCTCAATCTCATCATCACCAAACATTTCAAGTAGCCCCAATTACAACATGATTGACAATTCTGATTACCAAGAACCCACAACTGATGATGATCCAACCTCAAAGAGTAGAGCACCGTGTAATTGTAACTTGGATGAAGAGGATCACAAATGCGAGAGCCCCGAGCCCCCTCCCGATGTTCCGAAAGGGTACTTGGCAGTTTATGTTGGGAGTGAGCTTCGGAGATTTATCATTCCAACTAGCTACCTTACTCATTCTCTCTTCAAGTTATTGCTTGAGAAGGCTGAAGATGAGTTTGGATTTAACCATAATGGTGCTCTCACTATTCCTTGTGAGACTGAGACCTTCAAGTATCTCCTCAGATGCATAGAGACCAACTACGACACCCATCAACGTAGCTCCT CTGGAAACATAGGAACTTCGGAAGCATAA